A region of Shewanella psychromarinicola DNA encodes the following proteins:
- a CDS encoding NADH-quinone oxidoreductase subunit L: MNIALSSVFLLSIPITLIFASGWSGRASLKNKATWLVNVSGLIVLLFMAALAAILGLPSLDADAQYISQSKLSLVMMGLVVFMSVILIAFSRNYMAGEPRGGTYWHWLLNTLAAVSLVVISNHLLLFWLGWVSISLALHKLLTFYPERPRAALAAHKKFLLARTAEMSLMAAIILLYQQHGTLLISDLVAHFNAVAIDNSVQLTTVDHIAAVLIAVTALIKCAQLPVHGWLMQVVEAPTPVSALLHAGVINLGGFLLILFGPLFIQSAVAQWLVIIVAGFTTVIAALIMATRISVKVRLAWSTSAQMGLMLVECALGLFELALVHLLTHSVYKAYAFLNSGSAVYQDMQRRLAPAANPNLIDWIVAAVFSTLIVSVAVMALDYQGVWSVWLLLVLALTMLIAQRHSERLRSSIMPVLLLTILLVLSYSGFKWVFGEIITTSPALQVEAFSAVDIVAILLFVSLFVLSWMLRYQLHKPALQHLYIDLFAGLYLDEWLTRLTLKVWPVRLPVRTNIKVLDSTKATKIEEL; encoded by the coding sequence ATGAATATAGCGTTATCATCCGTTTTTTTGTTAAGTATTCCAATCACGTTAATTTTTGCTAGCGGGTGGAGTGGTCGTGCTAGTTTAAAAAATAAAGCGACATGGTTAGTTAACGTAAGTGGCCTTATTGTGTTGCTCTTTATGGCTGCATTAGCTGCGATACTGGGCTTACCTAGTCTAGACGCTGATGCGCAATACATTAGCCAATCAAAGCTAAGCTTAGTGATGATGGGGCTGGTGGTATTTATGAGTGTCATCTTAATTGCATTTTCTCGCAATTACATGGCGGGCGAACCCCGTGGCGGTACTTATTGGCACTGGCTACTTAATACCCTTGCCGCTGTTTCGTTGGTGGTTATTAGCAACCACTTGCTATTGTTCTGGTTGGGTTGGGTATCGATTAGCTTAGCTTTGCATAAGCTGTTAACTTTTTATCCTGAACGTCCTCGTGCAGCGCTTGCTGCCCATAAAAAATTCTTATTAGCACGAACCGCAGAAATGTCGTTAATGGCTGCGATTATTTTGTTGTATCAGCAGCATGGTACGTTATTGATAAGTGACTTAGTGGCTCACTTTAATGCCGTTGCTATAGACAATAGTGTGCAACTTACCACCGTTGATCATATTGCTGCAGTACTCATCGCGGTAACGGCCTTGATTAAATGCGCGCAATTACCCGTTCACGGCTGGTTAATGCAGGTTGTAGAAGCGCCAACACCTGTCAGTGCATTACTGCACGCTGGGGTCATTAACTTAGGTGGATTTTTGCTGATTTTATTTGGCCCTTTGTTTATTCAATCTGCCGTTGCCCAGTGGTTAGTGATTATTGTTGCTGGATTCACCACGGTTATCGCCGCATTGATCATGGCCACTCGAATTAGTGTAAAGGTACGCTTAGCTTGGTCAACGAGTGCGCAAATGGGCTTGATGTTAGTTGAATGTGCATTGGGTTTATTTGAATTAGCATTAGTGCATTTACTCACTCATTCAGTCTATAAAGCGTATGCATTTTTGAACTCTGGGAGCGCAGTGTATCAAGACATGCAACGTCGTCTTGCGCCAGCGGCCAATCCTAACCTGATAGATTGGATAGTGGCAGCAGTCTTTTCTACCCTCATTGTATCGGTGGCAGTAATGGCATTGGACTATCAAGGTGTATGGAGTGTTTGGCTGTTGTTAGTTTTGGCCCTGACGATGTTAATTGCCCAACGTCATAGTGAGCGTTTACGCAGCAGCATTATGCCCGTCTTGCTATTAACCATCTTATTGGTGCTCAGTTACAGCGGGTTTAAGTGGGTGTTTGGCGAAATTATTACCACCTCGCCAGCATTGCAGGTTGAGGCTTTTAGTGCGGTTGATATTGTCGCGATACTGTTATTTGTCAGCTTGTTTGTTCTGAGTTGGATGCTGCGATATCAGCTACATAAACCGGCACTGCAGCACTTGTATATCGATTTGTTTGCCGGTTTATATTTAGATGAGTGGCTGACACGACTGACGTTAAAAGTGTGGCCTGTGCGGTTGCCTGTGCGCACCAACATTAAGGTTTTAGACAGCACCAAAGCCACTAAAATTGAGGAGTTATAA
- a CDS encoding YbcC family protein, whose amino-acid sequence MNVAIKSTSVGQLTETQKALLTSAGQKIAPTWPLDQMIAVNPFWQMRDQPIEQVSARVSALDRVECLMPKAHYRHLYAQGEISQDALQLAAEQQGIAMSVEQLAIFLNQEDDLAHWHNIADLLDNQRDQHKMAWRDEIIHQISQFCAAYYQQLRPIFPASDISAPADLYRHWLDMTRRDRGISIIMDEPGLQQYFQQLPPDAETLLAEAVDELGVDDTVIEDYAHALLLDINGWASWVAYLRWQGDLHAKPCDEMLQLLAIRMAWELVIWRYLKAQQTDSFAQLVALWLGEKDQLALLVEQHEQVQKPLWVWAKAAELSYQAWLNTQLINAKKQLMTTSRLQAAFCIDVRSEVIRRALENQSDDIQTIGFAGFFGLPLEYQPHDSELSRPQLPGLLKPVIQVSEWRDTQTQVDTLNIKARWQTWSQAAPSAFSMVESMGWLYAFKMLKRSFFATQTDHPVNALTHQKSWLLRKNAQVLSVTDKAELAKGILHAMGLDQFAATVLLVGHGSHTSNNLHAAGLDCGACGGQSGEVNVRVLAQLLNDQEVRKVLTELGITIPAATRFVAALHNTTTDHIDCFDTKLDQTVASWLQAATETAQRERIVQIAPSLANSSAAVLDRFYTQRSHDWSQVRPEWGLANNAAFIVAPRCWTRNINLQGRSFLHDYQWQNDDGFAVLELIMTAPMVVTNWINMQYNASVSDNLKYGCGNKLLHNAVAGHIGVFEGNGGDLRIGLSMQSLHDGEKWMHQPQRLAVYLAAPRQPIEQITAKHDNVRWLIDNQWLYLLRWSDEGLIERYYQGQWLPQETDKT is encoded by the coding sequence ATGAATGTCGCGATTAAATCAACCTCGGTGGGGCAGCTGACTGAAACCCAAAAGGCACTATTGACCTCTGCGGGTCAGAAAATAGCACCCACATGGCCGCTCGATCAAATGATTGCCGTTAATCCCTTTTGGCAAATGCGTGACCAGCCAATCGAACAGGTCTCAGCGCGAGTCTCTGCACTTGATCGGGTTGAGTGTTTAATGCCAAAAGCTCATTATCGCCATTTATATGCACAAGGCGAAATCAGCCAAGATGCGTTGCAATTAGCGGCTGAGCAACAAGGCATCGCGATGTCCGTCGAGCAACTCGCGATCTTTCTTAACCAAGAAGATGATCTTGCTCACTGGCATAATATTGCCGATTTATTGGATAACCAACGTGACCAGCACAAGATGGCATGGCGTGATGAAATTATTCATCAAATTAGTCAGTTTTGCGCTGCATACTATCAACAATTGCGCCCTATTTTTCCTGCTAGCGATATTTCAGCTCCGGCAGATTTATATCGTCACTGGCTCGATATGACACGTCGTGACCGAGGGATCAGTATTATTATGGATGAACCCGGTTTGCAGCAGTATTTTCAGCAATTGCCACCAGATGCTGAGACTTTGCTCGCTGAGGCGGTTGATGAACTGGGTGTTGATGACACTGTGATAGAAGATTATGCCCATGCATTGCTACTCGATATTAATGGTTGGGCGTCTTGGGTTGCTTATTTGCGCTGGCAAGGTGACTTACATGCAAAACCCTGCGATGAAATGTTGCAACTACTCGCGATCCGTATGGCTTGGGAATTGGTCATTTGGCGCTATTTAAAGGCACAACAAACAGATAGTTTCGCTCAATTAGTTGCACTTTGGTTAGGTGAAAAAGACCAATTAGCGCTTTTAGTTGAGCAACATGAGCAAGTACAGAAACCCCTTTGGGTGTGGGCAAAGGCCGCTGAGTTGAGTTATCAAGCTTGGCTTAACACTCAGTTAATCAATGCTAAAAAACAGCTGATGACAACATCAAGGCTACAAGCGGCATTTTGCATTGATGTGCGTTCAGAGGTGATACGTCGAGCGTTAGAAAATCAAAGTGATGACATTCAAACAATAGGGTTTGCCGGTTTCTTTGGTTTACCTTTAGAGTATCAACCGCACGATAGTGAACTGTCTCGACCTCAGTTACCGGGATTGTTAAAGCCGGTTATACAAGTGTCTGAATGGCGTGATACCCAAACGCAAGTCGATACGCTCAATATAAAGGCGCGGTGGCAAACATGGTCACAAGCTGCCCCTTCGGCATTTTCTATGGTGGAATCCATGGGATGGCTTTATGCCTTTAAGATGCTAAAAAGGTCATTTTTTGCTACACAAACTGATCATCCTGTTAATGCGCTGACCCATCAAAAAAGCTGGCTGCTGCGAAAAAATGCTCAGGTACTATCAGTAACCGATAAAGCCGAACTGGCAAAAGGCATTCTACATGCGATGGGACTAGACCAGTTTGCCGCTACCGTGCTGCTGGTTGGGCATGGCAGCCATACAAGCAACAATTTGCATGCAGCAGGTTTAGATTGTGGTGCCTGTGGTGGGCAATCTGGTGAAGTGAATGTGCGTGTTTTAGCCCAATTGCTCAATGATCAAGAGGTACGTAAGGTATTGACAGAATTAGGTATTACGATCCCCGCGGCGACACGGTTTGTGGCTGCACTGCATAACACCACCACGGATCATATTGATTGTTTTGATACCAAACTCGATCAGACCGTCGCGTCATGGCTACAAGCGGCTACCGAAACAGCACAACGAGAACGTATCGTGCAAATCGCCCCGAGTTTGGCTAACAGCAGTGCAGCTGTGCTGGACCGATTTTATACTCAACGCAGTCATGACTGGTCTCAAGTGCGTCCCGAGTGGGGACTGGCAAACAATGCCGCCTTTATTGTTGCACCTCGGTGTTGGACCAGAAATATCAATCTACAAGGTCGTAGTTTTTTACATGACTATCAGTGGCAAAATGATGATGGCTTTGCGGTATTAGAATTAATTATGACGGCGCCCATGGTCGTAACCAATTGGATTAATATGCAATATAACGCATCGGTCAGCGATAATTTGAAATATGGTTGTGGCAATAAGTTATTACATAACGCAGTAGCAGGTCATATTGGGGTGTTTGAAGGTAATGGGGGCGATTTACGCATTGGCTTGTCGATGCAGTCGTTGCATGATGGTGAAAAATGGATGCACCAGCCACAGCGTTTAGCGGTTTATTTAGCCGCACCGCGGCAACCTATCGAACAAATCACCGCAAAACATGACAATGTTCGTTGGCTGATAGATAACCAATGGTTGTATCTGCTGCGCTGGTCAGATGAAGGCTTGATAGAACGTTATTACCAAGGCCAATGGTTACCCCAAGAGACTGACAAGACATAA
- a CDS encoding DNA polymerase III subunit psi, translating to MDKFAYLDAMNITRWLSADKPLKPYLVLHDLDADLSDQTFINDVLGLLDVEIDQCEFDCEMVKGPQVIWDMRKIKTRPRVAWIVSAPLTELHAQADEKRQLWQQISQYLDKTQPLSKGEPNEQH from the coding sequence ATGGATAAATTTGCTTATTTAGATGCGATGAATATTACTCGCTGGCTTAGTGCCGATAAACCGTTAAAGCCTTACTTAGTGTTACATGATCTTGATGCCGATTTGTCTGATCAAACATTCATTAATGATGTACTCGGTTTATTGGACGTTGAAATTGATCAGTGTGAATTTGATTGTGAAATGGTCAAAGGGCCACAGGTGATATGGGATATGCGTAAGATAAAAACCCGTCCCCGTGTCGCTTGGATTGTAAGCGCCCCATTAACAGAACTCCATGCTCAGGCAGACGAAAAACGTCAACTGTGGCAGCAAATATCCCAGTATTTAGATAAAACTCAACCATTGAGCAAAGGCGAGCCCAATGAACAACATTGA